In Acidisarcina polymorpha, the DNA window AAGTCTGCCGAGACTGCCAAGGGGCTTCGTGAGAGTGTCCAGATAGGAACGGGCGTGCGTTCGCCGAGCCTCTTCCGGCGCCCTAATCCCCTCGACGAATTTGGCTACGGCCTGTTCGCTGATCGCTGTCATAAGGCTTCTCGCACGAGCCGCTCTTCCCCAAAAAAGGGAACGCCCCGATGGACAGCCAGCCGACGGACAACCAAATGGATAACCTGTGATCTCATGACCGTGTTATTCAACAGGCGGGGGCCGTGGATTGGCAATGCTACAGAGAGACTGGGAATGACAGCCAAGCTAGTGCGCCTCATGAAGATACCAGGCTGTTGGATTGGCTGGCGAGCGCAGCTTCAACCAAGCTTAGAGCGATCGACGGCTGCGCGCGAAAGTGCAGGTGGATGTAACTGGCGAGTACGTTGGCCACCCAGTAACCTTCGTCCTCTTCCCGTCCGGAGAGGGAATAGCGAACACGATAGCGGGTCTTCACATTTGCTTCGTTCACGATGCGGGAGTGGTGGAAGCTGTGGCCACGGATCGTCTGACCACGATGACCAAGCAGGCAGTCTTCTGCGAGTTCGACAGTGACGTAGCCAAAGTTGACCAACCCGCGGGTCATCTCCACCGCGAAGGGTAACAACCCAGCCATCGGATAAGCTGCGCCGTCAAGCGTCGTGAGCTGCTGAGACAGAAAGATCATGCCTCCGCACTCCGCATAGACAGGTCGCCCCGATGCGGCAAAGCTCCTCACTGCATCGAGCATTGCGGAATTCGATGCAAGATGGCCGGCATACAGTTCCGGATAGCCGCCACCAAGATATAACCCATCCAAATCCGGGGGTAGGGAAGTGTCTTCCAAAGGGCTGAAGGGAACAATCATCGCGCCGAGCCGGCGAAGCAGATCGAGATTGTCTTCGTAGTAGAAGGAAAATGCCCGGTCACGTGCAACTCCAATGCGAACTTTGCCGGAGTTCGACAGCGCTGATGTAGCAGCGTTCTGATTCCAATCGAGCCCGCATTCGAACGTAAGCAGCCGATCCATGTCCAGGTGTTGTTCTACGAGCGCCGCCATTTGATCCAGGAGGTTTTCAAG includes these proteins:
- a CDS encoding cobyrinate a,c-diamide synthase yields the protein MKGFLIAGTSSGVGKTTVAMSITAALRHRGYTVQPFKGGPDFLDTGHHTRISGRIARNLDTWMLSKDANCDVLQQASVGADILLVEGMMGLYDGKDGGTEAGSSAEIAKLLRLPVVLVLDASKSARSIAAVVLGFELFDPELHLAGVILNRVASGRHFEMLRTAIASSCKTPILGWLPREPAIAIPERHLGLYTPEESETGEPLENLLDQMAALVEQHLDMDRLLTFECGLDWNQNAATSALSNSGKVRIGVARDRAFSFYYEDNLDLLRRLGAMIVPFSPLEDTSLPPDLDGLYLGGGYPELYAGHLASNSAMLDAVRSFAASGRPVYAECGGMIFLSQQLTTLDGAAYPMAGLLPFAVEMTRGLVNFGYVTVELAEDCLLGHRGQTIRGHSFHHSRIVNEANVKTRYRVRYSLSGREEDEGYWVANVLASYIHLHFRAQPSIALSLVEAALASQSNSLVSS